In Leptospira saintgironsiae, one genomic interval encodes:
- a CDS encoding DUF4178 domain-containing protein, producing the protein MSELSCPNCGAPVPIINKASVYAVCSSCKTLSLKKDVNLEKIGTAGELADDHSIIQLGTQGNYRGTPFRVIGRIQLKFELGFWNEWHLMEGDGSSAWLGEAQGSYYYTKLNVGIPTDKIPNLEGDEDPIVIASGRRERITPGDSFYLGENWTLKEIMKATCIGGEGELPIGFQTGYEAVLLDLASEDGLFGTLDYSESPALLFSGNFSTLEELNLTGLRQEEVAYNQTQIPAKSIECKGCGASLNQFSPDFSKSLACEYCGSVMDTESDDLKIIAKFDQVSRDNVLLPLGTPIKLPNFPESKVIGVLRKSTEVDDETYTWTDYLLRYRGGYAWLNENGDNWTYFEPLAGVPKWAPGLKRIFQKRSYKWFANSDSNTDFALGEFYWKVSAGEKAQLEDFISPPYMISSERTDKELFWSKGVFIPFDTMKSAVPLDTASKLRKPEIVGVCEPNPFKIRLKRNLWVAATLTAVFLVFQVYGCIKAKNQIVYEGKFKYVQTSTPNAEIGSSNFRDNSFVTDVFELKGSANENVEIQIEAPNIDNKYIFFSAALINEDTDTAYDTSIETSYYHGVDDGESWSEGSRSDSKSLAEIPPGRYYLRLESQSDFPEGWGSVYNVKIIRDVMSPAPFFLFSIFLWLPLIYTFFRSYSFESKRV; encoded by the coding sequence GTGTCCGAACTAAGTTGTCCTAATTGCGGAGCCCCAGTCCCGATCATCAATAAGGCTTCCGTTTATGCGGTTTGCTCCAGTTGTAAAACTCTCTCTCTTAAAAAGGATGTGAATCTGGAAAAGATCGGCACAGCGGGAGAACTCGCTGACGATCATTCTATTATACAACTCGGGACTCAAGGGAACTATAGAGGCACCCCTTTCAGAGTTATAGGAAGGATCCAACTTAAATTCGAATTAGGCTTTTGGAACGAATGGCATCTCATGGAAGGAGATGGAAGTTCTGCATGGTTGGGAGAAGCCCAAGGTTCTTATTATTATACAAAACTAAATGTTGGAATTCCAACAGATAAGATCCCAAATTTAGAAGGTGACGAAGACCCGATCGTAATCGCCTCAGGCCGTAGAGAAAGGATCACCCCTGGAGACAGTTTTTATTTGGGAGAAAACTGGACTCTCAAAGAGATCATGAAAGCTACCTGCATAGGTGGAGAAGGTGAACTTCCTATCGGATTCCAAACTGGATACGAAGCAGTCTTACTAGATCTTGCTAGCGAAGATGGATTGTTCGGAACCTTGGATTATTCTGAATCTCCTGCATTATTATTTTCGGGAAATTTTTCTACATTAGAAGAATTAAATTTAACAGGACTCAGACAAGAAGAAGTCGCATACAACCAAACACAAATCCCTGCAAAATCGATTGAGTGTAAAGGTTGCGGAGCTTCTCTCAATCAATTTAGTCCTGACTTTTCTAAATCCTTAGCCTGTGAATATTGTGGATCAGTAATGGATACTGAAAGTGATGATCTAAAGATCATTGCCAAATTCGATCAAGTTTCCAGAGATAATGTTCTTCTTCCTTTAGGAACTCCAATCAAGTTACCTAATTTTCCTGAATCCAAAGTTATCGGTGTATTAAGAAAATCCACTGAGGTGGATGACGAGACCTATACCTGGACTGACTATCTTCTTCGATACAGAGGTGGATATGCTTGGCTAAATGAGAACGGGGATAACTGGACCTATTTCGAACCTCTTGCTGGAGTTCCTAAATGGGCGCCAGGATTAAAACGCATCTTCCAGAAAAGATCCTATAAATGGTTTGCTAATTCAGATTCTAATACTGACTTCGCGTTAGGAGAATTTTACTGGAAAGTTTCTGCAGGAGAGAAGGCACAGCTCGAAGATTTTATTTCTCCTCCTTATATGATCTCTTCTGAAAGAACAGATAAGGAATTATTTTGGTCCAAGGGAGTCTTTATCCCTTTTGATACAATGAAGTCGGCAGTTCCTTTGGACACTGCTTCTAAATTAAGAAAACCTGAAATAGTTGGAGTATGCGAACCAAATCCATTCAAGATTAGATTAAAAAGAAATCTTTGGGTGGCAGCGACTCTAACAGCAGTATTTTTAGTATTCCAAGTATACGGATGTATCAAGGCTAAAAACCAAATAGTGTACGAAGGAAAATTCAAATACGTTCAGACATCGACTCCGAATGCAGAAATAGGAAGTTCAAATTTCAGAGACAATTCTTTCGTAACGGATGTATTCGAATTAAAGGGCTCTGCGAACGAAAATGTAGAGATACAGATCGAAGCTCCTAATATAGATAATAAATATATATTCTTCTCCGCTGCTCTGATTAACGAAGATACAGATACTGCTTACGATACTTCAATCGAAACTAGTTATTATCATGGAGTTGATGACGGCGAATCCTGGTCAGAAGGTTCCAGATCGGATTCTAAATCTTTAGCGGAAATCCCTCCAGGAAGATATTATCTTAGATTAGAAAGCCAATCGGACTTTCCAGAAGGCTGGGGTTCCGTTTATAATGTTAAGATCATAAGAGATGTGATGAGCCCTGCTCCATTCTTCTTATTTTCTATCTTCTTGTGGCTTCCGTTGATCTATACTTTTTTCAGAAGTTATTCTTTCGAATCCAAAAGAGTTTAA
- a CDS encoding adhesin OmpL37 family surface protein, which produces MGSKRNFTYIILLFAFIILPFGQTKADLDSNRATALVRVERGLKQNEFHLKAINSTISNYGTEEDKALFRRCLQHHIETFTLYLQFDLSHSYDEMRQTQRLLVILYGKAVEASATSVRRELDFLSKYALRTKDAEARHHLEMGYREYGASNQKKTIADNTRPYLPGIKTQYLYEALKLLKQSREYVILLSLKYLSDFEPDLQTTEFEEIYNEINRAMFTKADYYNRIHFDNHFYIFNSPNLYEATWENPGLQELEKALGDIDPASDRARRMAKRSVVP; this is translated from the coding sequence ATGGGTTCGAAAAGAAATTTTACATATATCATTCTTCTTTTCGCATTTATCATTCTTCCTTTTGGACAAACAAAAGCGGACTTGGACAGTAATAGAGCTACGGCCTTAGTCCGAGTAGAAAGAGGATTAAAACAAAACGAATTTCATCTAAAAGCCATCAATAGTACGATCTCTAATTACGGAACGGAAGAAGATAAGGCATTATTCCGTAGATGTCTCCAACATCATATTGAGACATTCACTTTGTATTTACAATTTGACCTTTCCCATTCTTACGATGAAATGCGCCAAACCCAAAGATTATTAGTTATATTATATGGCAAAGCTGTTGAAGCATCGGCCACAAGTGTAAGAAGGGAATTGGATTTTTTATCCAAGTATGCTCTTAGAACAAAAGATGCGGAAGCAAGACATCATTTGGAAATGGGTTATAGAGAATACGGAGCTTCTAACCAAAAGAAAACAATCGCTGATAATACAAGACCATATTTGCCTGGTATCAAAACCCAATATTTATACGAAGCTCTGAAATTATTAAAACAGTCCAGAGAATACGTCATTCTTCTTTCTTTAAAATATCTTTCCGACTTCGAACCGGATCTGCAAACCACTGAATTCGAAGAAATTTATAATGAGATAAACCGTGCAATGTTTACCAAGGCGGACTATTATAATCGGATCCATTTCGATAACCATTTTTATATATTTAACTCCCCCAACTTATACGAAGCTACTTGGGAAAATCCGGGTCTGCAAGAATTGGAAAAAGCTTTGGGAGATATAGATCCCGCCAGCGATCGGGCAAGAAGAATGGCGAAACGCTCTGTCGTTCCCTAA
- a CDS encoding heavy metal translocating P-type ATPase — protein MSTEIREESKTFSPEEKTSEITLDLFGMTCANCARRIETGLNKVPGVEEARVNFGRETAFVRFNESVDSTQLFSKVESLGYSAKEHSENNYKETEELHRKERSKLRSRFFISLLFASPLFYSMVSHFSFLEFLPNPKALMHPWIQFVLAFPVQFWIGFPFYKSAFRAIRNGSANMDVLVSLGTSAAFGYSFILSLLQGIQQGDLFFSSFWEEGAHIHSLPPLYYETSAVLLCFILAGKWMEAEAKGKSSSAIQTLLELKPETARIKKEEFWSEIPTEYVKKGDILQVRPGEKFPVDGIVIEGFSSVDESMLTGESLPLDKKKDSQVFGGTVNGNGNLIVQATSVGSETVLASIIKTVEEAQSSKAPIQKIADKISAVFVPAVILISVFNFLLWFFFLEAGVLGSALEKSIAILVIACPCALGLATPISILVGTGKAAGLGILFRNSEVLETTASLTLIAFDKTGTITEGNPSVTDYKFVGEESDLLSSSASAESASSHPLGKAIVSFVKSKGISILSPENLQTVPGLGITANTNQNKIKIGKLEFFEKNENLPKDLLEISNSWEKEGKTVVWTRLENKKSFNSDNAAGSDSNTHVGTPTWIIFAIEDTIRQNAKSALEKLDSLGIETLLLTGDHRSVAESISSKVGIKNVHASLLPKDKAEILSDLQSKGKTVGMTGDGINDSPALAKADVGFAMGTGTGVAIETAGVVLVKGDLEKIAEAILIAKATTGNIRQNFFWALAYNTLGIPIAAAGLLAPWIAGAMMAFSSVSVVLNALRLKKRT, from the coding sequence ATGAGCACGGAAATTAGAGAAGAATCCAAAACCTTCTCCCCCGAAGAAAAAACATCCGAGATCACTTTAGATCTTTTTGGAATGACCTGTGCAAACTGCGCAAGAAGGATAGAAACAGGTTTAAACAAAGTTCCGGGAGTAGAAGAAGCTCGAGTCAATTTCGGAAGGGAAACTGCATTCGTAAGATTCAATGAGTCTGTAGATTCTACACAATTATTTTCTAAAGTGGAATCCTTAGGTTATTCTGCAAAAGAACACTCAGAGAATAATTATAAAGAAACAGAAGAGCTACATAGAAAAGAAAGATCGAAATTAAGATCTAGATTTTTTATCTCTCTTTTATTCGCTTCTCCCCTATTCTATTCAATGGTTTCCCATTTTTCATTTTTGGAGTTCTTACCGAATCCAAAAGCGCTCATGCATCCTTGGATACAATTTGTATTAGCGTTTCCAGTTCAGTTCTGGATTGGATTTCCATTTTACAAAAGTGCGTTCAGAGCAATTAGAAACGGAAGCGCAAACATGGATGTATTGGTTTCCTTAGGAACCTCTGCAGCATTCGGATATAGTTTTATACTTTCTCTATTACAAGGGATCCAACAAGGAGATCTGTTCTTCTCATCTTTCTGGGAAGAAGGAGCACATATACATTCACTTCCACCATTATACTACGAAACATCTGCAGTATTACTTTGTTTTATACTCGCGGGAAAATGGATGGAAGCAGAAGCAAAAGGAAAAAGTTCTTCTGCAATCCAAACATTACTAGAATTAAAACCAGAAACAGCTCGTATTAAAAAAGAAGAATTTTGGTCAGAGATCCCAACAGAATACGTAAAAAAAGGGGATATCCTACAAGTCAGACCAGGTGAAAAATTTCCTGTCGATGGAATTGTAATCGAGGGTTTCAGCTCTGTAGATGAGTCCATGCTAACTGGCGAAAGTCTTCCTCTAGACAAAAAGAAAGATAGCCAAGTATTCGGTGGAACAGTCAACGGAAATGGAAACCTGATTGTGCAAGCGACTTCAGTAGGTTCTGAAACAGTACTCGCATCGATTATTAAAACCGTCGAAGAAGCACAAAGTTCCAAAGCTCCGATCCAAAAGATTGCGGATAAAATTTCTGCAGTGTTTGTTCCGGCAGTGATCTTGATCTCTGTGTTTAACTTTTTATTATGGTTCTTCTTTTTAGAAGCAGGCGTATTAGGTTCCGCTTTAGAAAAATCGATCGCTATCTTGGTAATTGCATGTCCTTGCGCCTTAGGACTTGCTACTCCGATCTCAATTTTAGTAGGAACAGGAAAAGCAGCAGGCCTTGGGATCTTATTCAGAAACTCAGAAGTTTTAGAAACAACAGCTTCTCTCACTCTGATAGCTTTCGATAAAACCGGAACAATCACCGAAGGAAACCCTTCCGTAACAGATTATAAATTTGTAGGAGAAGAATCGGATCTACTTTCTTCTTCTGCTTCCGCAGAATCTGCATCTTCTCACCCTTTAGGAAAAGCGATTGTTTCCTTTGTAAAATCAAAAGGAATTTCTATACTTTCTCCTGAAAATTTGCAGACTGTTCCTGGACTTGGGATCACTGCCAACACAAACCAAAACAAAATTAAGATAGGAAAACTGGAATTTTTCGAAAAAAATGAAAATTTACCTAAGGATCTATTAGAAATTTCTAATTCTTGGGAGAAAGAAGGTAAAACGGTAGTCTGGACAAGATTAGAAAATAAGAAAAGTTTCAACTCTGATAACGCGGCCGGCTCCGACTCCAATACCCATGTTGGAACTCCTACATGGATTATTTTCGCAATAGAAGATACAATCCGCCAAAATGCAAAATCTGCATTGGAGAAATTAGATTCTCTCGGAATCGAAACACTGCTCTTAACTGGAGACCACAGATCCGTTGCTGAAAGTATTTCTTCAAAAGTTGGGATCAAAAATGTGCATGCTTCTCTTCTGCCAAAAGACAAAGCAGAGATACTATCAGACCTACAATCCAAAGGCAAAACAGTTGGGATGACTGGTGATGGTATCAACGACTCACCCGCATTAGCAAAAGCAGATGTAGGATTTGCAATGGGCACAGGAACAGGAGTAGCAATCGAAACTGCAGGAGTAGTTTTAGTAAAAGGAGATTTAGAAAAAATCGCAGAGGCAATCCTGATCGCTAAGGCTACAACCGGGAATATCAGACAAAATTTTTTCTGGGCGCTTGCTTATAACACTCTAGGTATCCCGATTGCAGCAGCAGGACTTTTAGCTCCTTGGATCGCAGGTGCTATGATGGCATTCAGTTCCGTTTCCGTGGTTCTAAATGCACTCCGACTCAAGAAAAGGACATAA
- a CDS encoding heavy-metal-associated domain-containing protein, with amino-acid sequence MYEIKLSGMTCNHCVGTVSKTIQSFDSESKPVVDLSSQTARFETKKDISPLPKLLEEEGYPVVSIKQE; translated from the coding sequence ATGTACGAGATCAAATTATCAGGAATGACCTGCAATCATTGTGTAGGGACCGTATCTAAAACAATCCAATCCTTCGATTCAGAGTCTAAACCAGTGGTAGACCTAAGCTCCCAGACTGCACGTTTCGAAACCAAAAAGGATATTTCCCCTCTTCCAAAACTATTAGAAGAAGAAGGATATCCTGTGGTTTCCATCAAACAGGAGTAA
- the cueR gene encoding Cu(I)-responsive transcriptional regulator: MNIGEVAKLSGVNPKLVRHYESIGLVSKPIRADSGYRLYSEKDIHTLRFIKRARGLGFSLPEIKQLLGLWKNKSRASAQVKSLALTHVKEMQAKILELQSMCDTLTHLAKHCHGDHRPDCPILEELEGE, translated from the coding sequence ATGAATATCGGAGAAGTCGCCAAATTATCCGGGGTAAACCCAAAATTAGTCAGGCATTATGAATCCATTGGACTAGTCTCTAAACCCATTCGTGCAGATTCCGGATATAGACTATATTCAGAAAAAGATATACATACATTGAGATTTATCAAAAGAGCTAGAGGTCTTGGGTTTTCTTTGCCTGAAATCAAACAGTTATTGGGGCTTTGGAAAAATAAATCCAGAGCAAGCGCTCAGGTCAAATCTTTGGCTCTAACTCATGTAAAAGAAATGCAGGCAAAAATTTTAGAATTACAATCAATGTGTGATACTCTTACTCATTTGGCAAAACATTGTCATGGGGATCATAGACCGGATTGTCCAATCTTGGAAGAGTTAGAAGGAGAATAG
- a CDS encoding MFS transporter has protein sequence MKKITKAVWVLSFISLFTDVSSEMLYPIMPLYLKSIGFSIVLIGVLEGFAEAIAGLSKGYFGKLSDLNGKRVPFVQFGYLLSAISKPIMGFFTFPLWIFLSRTMDRLGKGIRTGARDALLSDEATPESKGTVFGFHRSMDTLGAVLGPTFALVFLHFYPENYTALFFIAAIPGLSAFLISGLLKEKKKEKLIIQEKSNFLSHFLYWKNATISYKKLVVGLLVFGLVNSSDLFLLLMVKAKGLEDSQVIGIYIFYNLVYALFSLPAGIFADKIGLKPTLVFGLFAFAFVYGGMAFAEDKIHFYSLFFLYGIYAATTEGISKALITNIIPKTDSASAIGTFAGLNSIAALIASNLGGLIWFYSGPKSMFLITALVSVTVSFYFIRLSIKKSEE, from the coding sequence CTGAAAAAAATCACCAAAGCAGTCTGGGTTCTTTCTTTCATCAGTCTCTTCACTGATGTATCCAGCGAAATGTTATATCCTATCATGCCTCTTTATTTAAAGAGTATAGGATTCTCAATCGTACTGATCGGAGTCTTAGAAGGATTTGCAGAAGCAATTGCGGGACTTAGCAAAGGTTATTTCGGAAAACTTTCAGACCTAAATGGCAAGAGAGTTCCATTCGTTCAGTTCGGATATTTATTAAGCGCCATTTCAAAGCCTATCATGGGATTTTTCACATTCCCACTCTGGATCTTTTTATCCAGGACAATGGATCGATTGGGAAAAGGTATCAGAACTGGTGCAAGAGATGCATTACTTTCTGACGAAGCAACACCAGAATCTAAAGGTACAGTTTTCGGGTTTCATCGTTCTATGGATACTCTAGGAGCAGTACTCGGGCCTACATTCGCTTTAGTGTTCTTACATTTTTATCCAGAAAATTATACTGCCCTATTTTTTATAGCGGCTATCCCGGGCCTCTCCGCGTTTCTGATCTCAGGTCTTTTAAAAGAAAAGAAAAAAGAAAAACTTATCATACAAGAAAAATCAAACTTTCTATCTCATTTTCTTTATTGGAAGAATGCAACAATCTCTTATAAAAAATTAGTAGTAGGACTTTTAGTCTTTGGACTAGTTAACAGTTCGGATCTTTTTCTTCTTTTGATGGTAAAAGCAAAAGGTTTAGAAGATTCGCAAGTGATTGGAATATATATATTTTATAATTTAGTATATGCTTTATTTTCGCTGCCGGCAGGAATTTTCGCAGATAAGATAGGACTCAAACCAACATTGGTCTTTGGCTTATTTGCATTTGCCTTTGTATACGGGGGAATGGCATTTGCAGAAGATAAGATCCACTTCTATTCCTTATTTTTCTTATACGGGATTTATGCTGCTACCACGGAAGGAATTTCCAAAGCATTGATCACGAATATTATTCCTAAAACGGATTCAGCTTCTGCAATCGGAACATTTGCAGGATTGAATAGTATCGCTGCTTTGATCGCGAGTAATCTTGGTGGATTGATCTGGTTTTATTCAGGACCTAAAAGTATGTTCCTAATCACAGCTTTAGTTTCTGTAACTGTTTCATTCTATTTCATTCGTCTTTCTATTAAAAAGTCAGAAGAATAA
- a CDS encoding PilZ domain-containing protein — MAGTNSLFDDKYEYRDPSQQKRKNARVKITIDGDFIVKGRTQRFPVFIVDIGTGGAGIETRTSVFEGDRIILYGNINGKNMELESEVIRVSGKKANVIFITLSEEDKDLIQDLIHKKFFDKDKKPLS; from the coding sequence ATGGCGGGCACTAATTCCCTTTTCGACGATAAATACGAATACCGGGACCCTTCTCAGCAGAAGAGGAAGAATGCTCGCGTCAAAATCACCATCGATGGTGATTTTATAGTTAAGGGTAGGACCCAAAGATTTCCAGTATTCATCGTTGATATAGGAACTGGAGGAGCTGGTATTGAGACCCGCACTTCCGTTTTCGAAGGAGACCGGATCATCCTATATGGAAATATCAACGGCAAAAATATGGAACTCGAATCAGAAGTGATCCGAGTTTCCGGAAAAAAGGCCAACGTAATTTTTATTACCCTTTCCGAAGAAGATAAAGACCTTATCCAAGACCTGATCCACAAAAAGTTCTTCGACAAAGATAAAAAGCCTCTCTCCTGA
- a CDS encoding NRDE family protein codes for MCTSLIYRDPSKGILGVGFNRDESFKRKPSLSPQLLESNSGKAIAPIDGEAGGTWIGISQRGEIICLVNYYEATLKLLRNPISRGLLVRSILLGERTPESYTDSELEKYYPFKLFKVNKDKTEIFIWDGKTYQTETDSETFAVFGSSFTQGPKAQVARRETFEKNFRTDSLPDASGFTNIAKSFLSSHLPEQGALSPCMHRRDAHSVSRTVIVLDGTSVYFSYKNSQPCEEGPEEDYNFTLTEFRTSA; via the coding sequence ATGTGCACTTCTTTAATTTATAGAGACCCAAGCAAAGGAATACTTGGAGTCGGATTTAACAGAGACGAATCTTTCAAAAGAAAACCTTCTCTATCTCCTCAGCTATTAGAATCAAATTCAGGAAAAGCAATCGCGCCAATTGATGGAGAAGCGGGAGGAACTTGGATCGGAATTTCCCAAAGAGGAGAGATCATCTGTCTAGTAAACTACTACGAAGCCACCTTAAAATTATTGCGCAATCCTATAAGTAGAGGGTTGCTAGTCCGCTCTATACTACTCGGAGAAAGAACTCCTGAATCTTATACTGATTCAGAGTTAGAAAAATATTATCCATTTAAATTATTCAAAGTAAACAAAGACAAAACTGAAATATTTATCTGGGACGGTAAAACTTACCAAACGGAAACGGACTCAGAAACATTTGCAGTTTTCGGAAGCTCCTTCACTCAAGGACCGAAAGCCCAAGTCGCCAGAAGAGAAACCTTCGAAAAAAATTTTCGCACCGATTCCCTACCGGATGCCTCAGGTTTTACAAACATAGCAAAGTCTTTCTTATCTTCTCATTTACCAGAACAAGGCGCTTTGTCGCCTTGTATGCATAGAAGAGACGCGCATTCTGTCTCGAGAACAGTAATTGTTTTAGATGGAACTTCTGTTTATTTCTCTTACAAGAATTCTCAGCCTTGTGAAGAAGGGCCTGAAGAGGATTACAATTTCACTTTGACTGAATTTCGAACTTCTGCATGA
- a CDS encoding cell envelope biogenesis protein OmpA produces MFGKFFPFLGLLGVLYSSSISANSLISTESGSFSPNWDGVSDILRFKIQTSSLPKLQDWELTIRSASGETVRKFEAGKIRKKGFTVFSDENEFAPEDIYLPSILEWDGENENGTPVGDGYYTYQLFLLTANKERILSEESTFYLDARPPKAEANCKTKLLLSEDRNLSKIIIQQKTSGESADIFIGEFLDFEGRSLKAYTWRNREVPYQLVWDGTDSNGRPVSPGLYTYKLTGRDPAGNESIDKIENLTVKNESSGVDLNVEGDLFPSDPNNSLNRIKFSSYVSSKLKSDSYELEIFKNEAKEDNLVFSQKSLGEPPAELIWEPKNKENKPLGPGIYFYRLTVYNRYDKYISIPKKFQLSDQKPKFSYDVSPGGFTPDGDWQKDLVEIRIKSKGLPIVSWKINILESYYDGDKQEERIVRSWNGIGNGPDKLIWYGLDDQGRRIGSLAELRFVLSYKDVFGGEEELELGDIKTDILVVKEKEGFRFSVPNRIYEDKWWTLPSKLKSVLSKFPGYKAELQIHTSHRGDDEYNLRASEEKAKKVFQSLFGKDYEFGRYRYRGYGETLPLIPGNGAYEVDRNERVDFFLSVGK; encoded by the coding sequence ATGTTCGGAAAATTTTTTCCTTTTTTAGGTCTTCTGGGAGTTCTATACTCCTCTTCGATTTCCGCAAATTCACTGATCAGCACTGAATCCGGCTCCTTCTCTCCGAACTGGGACGGGGTCTCTGATATTCTCAGATTTAAGATACAAACTTCTTCTTTGCCAAAACTACAAGACTGGGAGCTTACTATCAGAAGTGCCTCAGGAGAAACTGTCCGAAAATTCGAAGCAGGTAAGATCCGCAAAAAGGGATTCACTGTTTTTTCAGACGAAAATGAATTCGCTCCAGAAGATATTTATCTACCTTCTATCCTGGAATGGGATGGAGAAAATGAAAATGGAACTCCAGTTGGAGATGGATATTATACTTATCAGTTATTTTTACTGACTGCAAACAAAGAAAGGATCCTCTCCGAAGAGTCTACCTTCTACTTGGATGCAAGGCCTCCTAAAGCAGAAGCAAATTGTAAAACCAAATTATTATTAAGCGAAGACCGGAACTTATCCAAGATTATCATACAACAAAAAACTTCGGGAGAATCTGCTGATATTTTTATCGGAGAATTTTTAGACTTCGAAGGCAGATCTTTAAAAGCATATACTTGGAGAAATAGAGAAGTTCCTTATCAACTAGTATGGGATGGAACTGATTCAAATGGTAGACCGGTTTCTCCAGGTTTGTATACATATAAACTCACAGGAAGAGATCCTGCAGGAAACGAATCCATTGACAAGATCGAAAATCTTACAGTCAAAAATGAATCTTCAGGAGTGGATTTAAATGTAGAAGGAGATTTATTTCCTTCCGATCCAAACAATTCTTTAAATCGCATTAAATTTAGCTCATACGTTTCTTCTAAATTAAAATCAGATTCTTATGAATTAGAAATTTTCAAGAACGAAGCAAAAGAAGATAATTTAGTCTTCTCCCAAAAATCTTTGGGAGAACCTCCAGCAGAACTCATCTGGGAACCAAAAAACAAAGAAAATAAACCTTTAGGTCCGGGAATTTATTTCTATCGTCTAACAGTTTATAATAGATACGATAAGTATATAAGCATTCCTAAAAAATTCCAACTTTCAGATCAGAAGCCAAAATTCTCTTACGATGTTTCTCCCGGCGGATTTACACCTGATGGAGATTGGCAAAAAGATCTGGTTGAGATCCGTATAAAATCTAAGGGGCTTCCAATCGTGTCCTGGAAGATCAATATTTTGGAATCCTATTACGATGGGGACAAACAAGAAGAAAGAATTGTCCGTAGCTGGAACGGAATCGGCAATGGACCAGACAAATTGATCTGGTATGGATTGGACGATCAGGGGAGAAGAATAGGATCTCTTGCAGAACTCAGATTTGTTCTCTCTTACAAAGATGTATTCGGCGGAGAAGAAGAATTAGAATTAGGGGATATCAAAACAGATATCCTAGTAGTAAAAGAAAAAGAAGGATTCAGATTCTCCGTCCCAAATCGTATCTATGAAGACAAATGGTGGACATTACCTTCTAAACTAAAATCAGTCTTAAGTAAATTTCCCGGTTATAAAGCCGAGTTACAAATTCACACTTCTCACAGAGGAGACGATGAATACAATCTAAGAGCTTCTGAAGAAAAAGCGAAAAAAGTATTTCAATCTTTATTCGGAAAAGATTATGAATTCGGAAGATATAGATACAGAGGTTATGGAGAAACATTACCTTTGATTCCAGGCAATGGAGCTTACGAAGTAGATCGAAACGAAAGAGTTGATTTCTTCTTAAGTGTAGGAAAATAA
- a CDS encoding NUDIX hydrolase: MKFCSVCGFEVVQKIPEGDSLTRHVCENCGTIHYQNPKVIVGTIPIWEGKILLCKRAIEPRKGYWTLPAGFLENRETVEEGAARETSEEANAKIDIVRLHSVYSIPHISQVYMFFLANLIDGIFSESPESEEVKLFSLEEIPWEEIAFASVTFALKRYTEKPGISSDAVTHMGSIRNRKLEDKT; encoded by the coding sequence ATGAAATTTTGCAGTGTTTGCGGCTTTGAAGTAGTCCAAAAAATCCCGGAAGGAGACAGCCTCACAAGACATGTTTGTGAGAACTGCGGGACCATACATTACCAAAATCCAAAGGTAATCGTTGGTACCATTCCTATCTGGGAAGGAAAAATACTTCTCTGCAAACGTGCGATTGAACCAAGAAAGGGATATTGGACCTTACCCGCTGGATTTTTAGAAAATAGAGAAACAGTAGAAGAGGGAGCCGCGAGAGAAACTTCGGAAGAAGCAAACGCAAAGATCGATATCGTTCGCCTTCATTCCGTATATAGCATTCCTCATATCAGCCAAGTTTATATGTTCTTTCTTGCAAACTTAATCGACGGAATCTTTTCAGAAAGCCCCGAATCGGAAGAAGTAAAACTATTTTCTCTGGAAGAAATCCCTTGGGAAGAGATCGCATTTGCTTCGGTCACATTTGCATTAAAACGTTATACTGAAAAACCTGGAATATCCTCCGACGCTGTAACTCATATGGGTTCTATCCGCAATAGAAAACTAGAGGATAAAACATAA